In Monodelphis domestica isolate mMonDom1 chromosome 1, mMonDom1.pri, whole genome shotgun sequence, the sequence AATGCTGTGATAGAATCTATAACATGTAAAAAACAAAGATCTCCAGTATGTCTAGATCATTTCTGTAGTATCTTTGAGAGAACatgaaaaaaaagaactgctcaGGATGTGAAGGTGTGGATGAGTTTCTATCTGTATCAATGGAGAAAGTAACCACAATAGCATTTACATAGAAGAAATATTTGAATTTGTAATgtgatttgatccttacaacacccCTAATGGGTAGATACGATTCTTGTcactattttacagttaaggaaactgaggcaaagagagggtaAGTGATCTGGCcatggtcccacagctagtaagtgtctaaggctggatttaaattcaactcttcctgactttaggcccactGTGCAACTTAGCTACACTGTCTTCACAAATTCACTGTAGCATTAAAGTATTTGAAATAATTGTGGTGGCAGAGAAACCAGATATAGCTTTTGCTAGTCTCTACACATACGAACAGTTCAAATCAAAGCCTGGCAGTTATAATGATATTTACAGCAGAAAGATGAGACAGAAGTCATTTAACATTAGTACAAGAGCTATTTTCCTTGATTGCAACTATGAAGACTTTCTTTGGTGGCTAATACAAAGCCTAAGAGTCTAGTAATGCCAGAGACAGTGAAGGAATCTAGGAATCCATTTCTGCTTTCTGATACTTACTGGAAAGGAGGTAGAAAGGAATCCTTGGCTTGAAATAGAGTCCCTCTTGACTATTCTCTAAAATATCTCATTCCCATTCCTGCCTCTCATCCATACATATttaggttaattttttttcttctgataaaGATAATAACCAGATAAAGCCACAATTCCAGTAACATCAGGTAAGGGAGAAAAGGTTTTAGGAGGATCCAAGAATTAGCATTACATACATACTCCTATCCCCTACCAATATAACCCTCACCCCAAGAAAAAATTAAGCCAGGTTGAATAAGGttgtgggagagagaaaaggaaagaagagaggaagaaaggaaggaaggaaggaaggaaggaaggaaggaaggaaggaaggaaggaaggaaggaaggaaggaaggaaggaaggaaggaaggaagggagggagggagggaggaaggaaggaaggaaggaaggaaggaaggaaggaaggaaggaaggaagggagggaggaaggaaggaaggaaggaaggaaggaaggaaggaaggaaggaaggaaggaaggaaggaaggaaggaaggaaggaaggaaggaaggaaggaaggaaggaaggaaggaaggaaggaaggaaggaggaaaggaataaCTCTGGGCTCTCTTTCCTGACTGCTGAAACAATTATTTCTATCCTTTGTCCTCTCCTAACTCTGAAAGcaatttctttccatctctttttttctctgctcttcttactcttaaaaaaacaaaaaacaaaacaaaacaaaacaaaaaaaacccttaccttctgtcttggaatcaatattgattccaaggcagaagagtggtgagggctaggcaataggggtcaagtgacttgcccagggtcacacagctgggaagtgcctgagaccagatttgaaactaggacctcctgtctctaggcctgactttcaatccactgaactacccatctgcccccctcTTCTTATTCTTTAATATATCTCTCTCTTATCCCTCtcacttctcttatttttctcttatctctcatctctctcacctctgtttctctcttatctctctctctcatctctatctctcttatctctctttatctcccttatatctctatctttctcttatctctgtctctcatttctctgtcatctctctcttatctctgtttctcttatatctcttatctcttttatctctcttcatctcccttatttctctttctttcttacctcTCTGACTCTCTTATCTCTCTTACAATTGTTAACCAGAAGTGTGGTTGagaacccttaattctctctgagtagattagtttgaaaagaaaccgTGTTTCTCCTGCCCCAGCTTCTCACTCCACCCCCCCACTCCAGAGCTGATGATGCCTGTTGCTGCCAATCCAGCCTCCTGCTGCTAACTCCCTGGGTGGTCCCAGCAGCCTGCTACTGCTCCTTCTGCTCttgttgctgctgctactgctgcttttTCTATTGCTGCTGCTGATTGGAGCAGTTCTCAAGAGGCTTGGAAAGTATAAATCCTTTTTTCCCTCACATTGCCAACAGCTGAGTGTTTGCTTGCTGCTTGCCTTGGAAGCCCAAGTGTATTTCCCTTAGAGACATCTCTTATCTTTctcttatctctatctcttttaccTCGATCACTCTATCTCTTATCTTATctctatctcttatctctttatatcttatttctctatatctccttcttatctcttttatcTCTATATCTTCCTCttgtctcttttttatctttctcttatctctgtcactctctttaacctatctgtttctctcttatctctcttgcCTCTCTCATCTCTACCTCTCTTAGCTCTcatctcttactctctctcatctctctttctcatctctcatctatctTATCTTTTAGCTCCATGatctatctctttcttatttctttcttatctcttatctctatctatcttatttatcttatctCTATcacactttttctctcttatcacttatttctcttatctctctcatctctttcctctctcttatttctaGCTCTCttatctctcactctttctcccttATCTAACTCTCTTATCTgtttctctcttatttctcttaTCTCTATCCCTCTTTCTCTTATCTTTATTTTCCCTTATCTCTCTTTCTTATCTATCTTGTCTCTTATCTCTCTTACCTCgatctctttctcatctcttttatctctttcttatctctatttctttctcttatctctcaatttctcttatctcttatttctcttatctctcccatctctcttatCTCTTACCTCCCttatctctcttatctctctttctatcttatctcttctttctgtctctctctctgtgtctctgtctctctttctctgtctctgtctctctgtctctctctctctctctccccccgctttttcctctttcctctctctttgctTCCATGGCTCTAGGTTTTTCCGCTATGCCCTCtgtctcctcatctctgtctctcagtctatgtctgtctctctggtATCTCTCATTCTCCACTCCAAAATCTCTCTCCCGTCTTGTCTTGGTCTTTCTCACTCCTCCCTTTAATTACAAGAGGACCTTCTGATTGGGCAGCCACCAATCCCGGAGGGCTAGTCCAAGGCATATAACGAATGCTGGTGTGAAGTAGCATCTAGATCCCGCCCCTTCCCCCAAACTGGATACATCGGCATTGGCAGTAGCGGGGGAGGAAGTGGGTAGGGGGTAGGGACTGGAGGGACCGAGGACAGACGAGTGGAAAAGGTGCAAGGGGCTTCAGAACAGATTAGACACATCTCCTCCTTCTCAggtacccccaccccaccccagcacACCCCTTCCCCAAGCTCTCTGGCTTTAAGTCAGAAAACCGCACAGAGGTTGCGTGCAGGGAGGGAAGGGTGAGGGATTGTTTCCCCTTTTCTGAAAGCAGCGCTTCGGAGTGTGGGTAGCTCCCGATTGGAAGCTTATATGCTCTGATGAGTGTGGGAAGAGGCGACCTTTTCCCCGGCTCCGCCGAGCTCCCGGAGAAGGCTATGGCGGAGCTCAAATCTCTGTCTGGTGACACCTACCTGGCCCTAACCCAGAGCTACACAACCTCTGCTTTCCCTTATGGCTCTGTCCGCGGTGCTGAAACGCACAGAGGCTACAACGCAGCTTCAGCGGGAGACTTTCACGGAGCTCCTCTGGCCAAGGGAGGGGCAGCCGAGAGCAGCGGGGAGCAGAGCGGTGATGAAGAGGACACTTTCGAGCCTAGGAAGAGGAGCTCTGGCTTCGACAACGACTCCAAACTCAAGGCGGGGACTCTGGCCAAGAAGCCCAAAGAACAGCGCTCCTTGCGCCTGAGTATCAACGCCCGAGAGCGGAGACGCATGCATGACCTGAACGACGCCCTGGATGGACTCAGGTCGGTTATCCCCTACGCACACAGCCCATCAGTGAGGAAACTGTCGAAAATTGCCACCCTTCTCCTAGCGAAGAACTACATCCTGATGCAGGCCCAGGCTCTTGAAGAGATGAGGCGGCTGGTAGCCTATTTGAACCAGGGTCAGAGCCTCACTGGCCCTATTCCGGCCGCATTGACTCCCTTTGGCCAGGCCGCAGTATATCCCTTCTCCGGCACAGCACTGGCCGCCTGTCCTGAGAAATGTGCTGCCTTCTCGGGGACTCCCTCTGCTCTTTGTAAGCACTGTAACGAGAAGCCGTGATTGGGTGTGTATCTAACCCTGTCCCCACATCTCCCACCACCACCTTCCCTCCAGTCCTTTGCCCTCTTCTTACCTTGTCCACTGCCTTTCAGCCTCCTCGCAACATCGTTTCAGTTAGAATTGCTAAAACGCCTGTTCTGATCCTCACCCTCACCCTTTCACCTTCCTCGACTTCTAAAAATTGTTTAAGTGAAAAGCaacagaaggaaaggataaagGGATAAGCTGATCTCGGTGTAGTTTGAGTGTTAAACTGTTTTACGAAATCACTTTCCCCTCCTGCCCGGGCTAAACAAGTCAGAGAAATTTCTAACCCTTCGGCACCCGACCCCCAGCCTTTTAGCCCCATCTTAAAGCCGCTCCCTCTTTGACACGGAAAAATATTCCTTGCAACAAGTCCCCTGGATCGGGGACTGACCGTAAGGAGAGCACGTGGATTTCTGAGCGGCCGAAGCCTAACCTAGTACACTATGCAACGCAGCCCCCACCAATCGCCCCAGGTCCAAGGGAGTGAGACCCAGATCCTAGGCCGGGCTTCCTGTCCCATGTGTGTTCTATTTCCAGGGACCTTTAAAGTTCCCAAACCCCCAGACGCTAAAGTTCAGTGCTGCTAGCCGGGTTGTTTGAGCTCCCGCAAACCTCACCAAGCCTCATCCTGTAGAACCTTGACTGTTAATAcgtgggtttgtttttgttttttgttttggaacCGAGAGGTGACATTCTGCTTCGTACCTCTTCCCAGTGCTTGGCCTCCTCAAACCAAAGCCTTCTGGCACCCTGGAAAAGCGTCTTCTTCCCAAACCATTGTTTGCATGAGGAATAAATGCTGAGAGCGAGAAACTATTCCGGGGAAAAGATTTTCAATAAATTATCAGATTTAAGTCATATAAAAGTCTGGTCTGCACCGCTGTACTATAGGCCAGGTGAGACTGACGGTGTGCTTGCCTCCTGAACAGCTGAGATTAAAGACTAGTCTAAGTGGTCTAAAACCACGAAAGGTTTCACTCTTCCAGTTCATGGGATTTTCTCGTCCCTAATCCGAAGCTAGCCCTAACGCAGGACAAGTCTGTGCGTGCTTTTGTCAGGTTCTCAAAAACTCAGTAAACATTACAGACTGGTAGTTGGAGTTTCCGAAATCCCAGGGTCAGCACGTTAGTCAAACTAAACCTCGACCTTGTCCCCAGGGACGGAGAATAACTGTTCTAGCCCAGGGCAAACCGTGAAGTCTCCACGCCTGCAGCATCCCCACAATTTGACAGCAATTTCCAAAAGAAGTGTTGTAATTTCTAGGTAAGTCTGTGTCATCGAATCTCTATCCCTAGCTCGGATTAGATATATAGAAAATACTGGAAAGGATGCTAAGCCTCTcactttaaagataagaaaactgaggcttatagaAGTTAATTGATTTGATCAAGGTCGTAAAATAGTTCAGTAAAGATaagaaaccaggtcttctgactctagattcAACGTTCTTTCCATTCATCGTTAGCAAGAACTATTgactaacatttttttctttttccttaaaaaaaattaagatcatCTCTGCAATTCTCTGTAGGGGTTAAAAtttaccaaaatgaaaaaaaaaattgataataaaCCTGTAagcattatcattattgttattgtccccattttacagtagagaacACTGAGATCAGCAGGGTCTAGTCAATAAATGGCAGAGATGGCATTCAAAACCAAATGCTCTGGTTCCATATCCCGTGCCTCTCTAACCACATCACCCCAAGAAAACCACCACCAACCACCCAGTGTCAGCCACCATGCAACCTGGTACAGCTACAGCTCGAGGGGGTGGATCTGTCCAGGATCATTTGTGTTAGACTCAGGGTGTAACTGTTTGAGATTATTAAACCAATTTCCACGCCTGTCTCTGGTGTTATGCTAATAGGAAGAGTACAGCCACCGCTACTAAGCGGCTTGTCTATAGTGGTTAACTTTAATGAATACATTGCAAAGGGACTTTTTGTATTTGCAAAGTGAGGTGTGTGATTAAGTCTCATTCATAAAAAGACATATGCTTAGTACTGGTTTCagctaatttccatttttattcttttttttccagctgacttcagaaaactgaggcgtttttttttttgtttgtttgtttattcgtTTGTTTGTAAACTGatttctaagactgaagatagcCCAAAGTATTAGGAAGGGCTAGGAAACCCAAACGACTTAATTTGGGGGGATGAGGAGTATGCTGAGGTGCTCTTGAACGAGCATCCCAAATAATGACAAATTTAGATATTAAGGGAAAATAATCATTTTGATGGAAAGTGCCAAAGATGCACTTGACATATTAtttagatacaaaataaataggttttgacttaattttgttttttttacaaatagtgGTAGAAAGATTTATAATAAAACAGTGAGTTTAATGGTTCACAATGGAATCTATACTTTCTCTTAagaaattggctaaaatgacttCTTGTTTCTTTAATCTCATAGCTCAGAACATTCTCTGGAGAAGCAGAAATTTTGAATATTAATAACCATTTTTTCTTTGCTGAATTTTCTAACTtggaaatttgtcatttttttcccctttctaatcTTAAGTTTAAAatcaacttttttaaaaactgccCTGAACTATTTGGGAGAGGGACTCTGATTTCATATGTATTAGAAGCTTCATTTGAGGGATCTCTCTTTTAAAACAGATCAGTAACTCTTCTGCAATGTATATAATCTTAGAGCACTACATACAGAACAGAGATCAAGACTTGCCCAGAGACCCACAGCTGACATagaagaagaatttgaacccactttttcctgacttcaaaaattattttctatccaACATTCTGTGCAGTCTTTTCTCTACCTTTAGCTATTGGCTTATTTAACTATTTGTTGAGCTCCTGGTTTGGAAACACCCTCCACAGATGAAGATAGgtattttttacatataaacCTTTTCAGTATAAAAAGTTACATTGGGagctttaagaaaataattttacaaatctttacagaactaggaagtgtcttaccTTGGTCATACAACCACCAGACAGGATTTAAACTTAGATCTTAATGACTCTTAATGACTCTTAATGAATTAAAGGTCAGAATTCTATCCTCTATACCACCATTGCCTTGCTTAAGTATTAATAGATATCATAACACCACCTGCTAAATTAACTGTTTTCCTGCCTAAAAGGTACTGAAGTAGGTATTAAAATATAGTGTCCCAAAAAGTCTTCATGCagttttaaactttttaataattttaatagctttttattaattttttaatgtatactCCTTATGATGAAAGTTTTAGTGAAGAAATCTAAtacatcataatttttttttaatttcacatataaATTCAGTACTGGATGTCATGCAAAAAAGAGACAGACAACATGGTGtcatagaaagagaaataggatCAGAGTCAGAGGGACTGTGTTTGAATCCCAGCCTTGCTACTTActgcctttgtgaccctggggaagtcattttaccacTGTGGTtctcaattccttcatctataaaataaaaggactgGACTAAATTCCTTGTGAGGGTTAAATCTATGAACCTAAAGGaaatagaacaaaaaataaaatgttgtacTGATGTTAGTTTGATAGGCAAATGAAAATTTCCTATTACAAAGTTAATCGTGATGTAATACTGTCAAGCACAGTAATTGGTTTAAATTAATAGGAGAAAATAGTACTTAAACTTTTCCCAAGATACATGAAGTTTCCTCATACTCATTCACTTAACTTTCCTATAATGGTATAATTAAAGTAAATTAAGTTATGATTATGTCTACATGACCCTAAAATAGATAGTTAGAAAAGTTAAAATTCAgttattgaacattttttttctttataatgtcaaACACCCAAATATTTCAGGAGTCCAGATGAACAGCTGAATATTTTGCACTTTTTTCCAATGTCTGCTTTCCTTTCAGGATACTTGTTGAGGAAAGAAATAGATcacaagagaataaaataattatttctcacCCTCTATAGAGGAACATCTTAAATAGACTATCTAGAAACCACAATGATTTCTTCAGTATTTAGTCTGGAActtaaatatagatataatatgcATAAACACATACAAGAatgtttctttattatatttatatgctaGTGTTTTTTAGCCTTTTTAATTCATGAATTCAAACTTTTTTGCTCTtcgaaaacaaaaaataaatgttgttgGACCATTCTTTGTCGGTGAAGTATAAGTATGTGCTACACAAATATTAAATGGTTTCTCTGACCTGACCTACATGGGTTATACAGTTAGAGAACCATCAAAATCAAGTCTTTTTCTTTCACAAGATCAGGGAATTGTTCTTCTGTTTGAAAAGTGATGGTCCAGATGGAAAAGTTCTCAAAATGTTGTTTGGGGAGCCCCTGATGGTCCCCCAAACCCTTTCAGAGGGTCTGTGAGGTAAAAACTTTTTTCACAATAATAAAAcattctaatttctaattctgtaattataaataaatataaatgcaaaaacaaaTGTTCTTTGGGAGGTACTCAATAGTTTTTAAGATTGTAAAAAGTAAGGTATAACTTTTTAAAGTGCAatcaaaaagtttaagaactacTAGATTAGAGTTATTCATGTTATAACTTTTACCtaggttttttccccctaaactctGATTCATATGCTATCTTACTTATTTATCTTTGAAATCCAGAAGTTATTGATAGCTAGTATGTACCTCCCTAATGACTAATGATCAATAGTCAGCTATTTGCATTTATTGTATAAATGAGATCTCTGACTATAGCTTTCtattcaattaaacaaaaacatAATCATAGTGAGACAATCAGTTAAAATACAAAGGGCATATTCTATGTTATAAAGGTTACATGGATGCCCAGCATTTCTTTCCATGGTTTGGTTAAAAAGCTACTCTTCAACTCAGTGGGTCTCATTTTATAGTGAAAATTgagcagaaaggaagaaaacaaattcataatCAGCACTGTCACTGCTAAGGGCCCTTCTGAAACAATTCAATAAAGAAATGTCTCTCTTTGGTTATCCTAAACCAAGTCTCTCCCATCTCCCTACCCTGTGCAACCCTGAGTAGTAGGAGTGGCCTCTAGAAAAACTGAATTCAGTGCTTCTAATCACTATTTATGGACATATCACCAGGCCAAGTCTTTGATTCATCCACTCAATTTTCTTTCTAGTTATATCCATGGCTTTCTTACCTGGCTATACAAATCTCTCTAGGTGGTTCTTCACTTCTAACCTAGTCAAAGGCAACTGAGTTAACCAGCTCATGCTTAATGATCCAGGAATGAACCTCAA encodes:
- the BHLHE23 gene encoding class E basic helix-loop-helix protein 23, whose amino-acid sequence is MSVGRGDLFPGSAELPEKAMAELKSLSGDTYLALTQSYTTSAFPYGSVRGAETHRGYNAASAGDFHGAPLAKGGAAESSGEQSGDEEDTFEPRKRSSGFDNDSKLKAGTLAKKPKEQRSLRLSINARERRRMHDLNDALDGLRSVIPYAHSPSVRKLSKIATLLLAKNYILMQAQALEEMRRLVAYLNQGQSLTGPIPAALTPFGQAAVYPFSGTALAACPEKCAAFSGTPSALCKHCNEKP